One window from the genome of Oryza glaberrima chromosome 3, OglaRS2, whole genome shotgun sequence encodes:
- the LOC127766840 gene encoding SAC3 family protein C isoform X2, with the protein MDRRDMASHRGRSSTRGHGWGRGWRGRGEGRGLGRSRGAGPSPPPPPSSSTSSFPAAASATAAGTGGDAPPIVGSCPDMCPARERAQRERLRDLAVFERVGGDPARTSPSLAVKKFCRTISSTSVQASDIRPLPVLRETMDYLLHLLDSSEHQFEIVHDFIFDRTRSVRQDLSIQNIVNAQAIQIYEDVIKFHILSHQKLSRSSQDSDASSLCYLNMEQLMKCLLSLFDMYDVIHKNNSQSSKETEYYSFYVLLHLGCKIPKMVDSLSLWYGHLSASIIQSKEMVFARSILRFYHLGNFKRFFCAIAAEGTDLQLRLLEPFLNEARVRALMYFNHSGYKLQHHPLTHLSEILMIELDVDSCFGTSLGAGPGNSL; encoded by the exons ATGGATCGCCGGGACATGGCGAGCCACCGCGGCCGGAGTTCCACTCGTGGCCACGGATGGGGCCGAGGCTGGCGAGGTCGGGGAGAAGGCCGCGGCCTTGGTCGCAGCCGCGGCGCCGGCCCctcaccgccacctcctccttcctcctccacctcttccttcccggcggcggccagcgccaCCGCGGCTGGtaccggcggcgacgccccgCCGATCGTGGGCAGCTGCCCCGACATGTGCCCAG CGAGGGAGAGGGCGCAGAGGGAGCGGCTGAGGGACCTGGCGGTGTTCGAGCGGGTGGGCGGCGACCCCGCGCGCACGTCCCCTTCCCTCGCCGTGAAGAAG TTTTGCAGAACTATCTCTTCCACGAGTGTACAGGCATCAGATATACGCCCTCTCCCAGTCCTGCGAGAAACAATGGATTATCTTTTGCATTTATTGGATTCCTCAGAGCATCAGTTTGAGATAGTTCATGATTTTATATTTGATAGGACAAGGTCTGTGAGGCAAGACCTCAGTATTCAGAACATAGTGAATGCCCAAGCAATTCAAATATACGAGGATGTG ATAAAGTTTCATATTCTATCCCATCAGAAGCTTTCTAGGTCTTCCCAGGATTCTGATGCTTCTTCCCTGTGTTACCTAAACATGGAGCAGCTAATGAAGTGCCTTCTTTCGCTGTTTGATATGTATGATGTAATTCACAAGAACAATTCACAGAGTAGTAAAGAGACTGAATATTATTCCTTCTACGTGCTTCTACATTTGGGCTGCAAGATACCCAAAATG GTAGATTCACTCTCTTTGTGGTATGGCCATCTATCTGCTTCAATTATACAATCAAAGGAAATGGTATTTGCTAGATCTATATTAAG ATTCTACCACCTAGGAAACTTCAAGCGTTTCTTCTGCGCCATAGCAGCTGAAGGAACCGATCTTCAGCTGCGTCTGTTAGAACCTTTTCTCAATGAG GCTCGTGTTAGAGCATTAATGTACTTCAATCATAGTGGCTACAAACTTCAACACCACCCTTTGACACATTTATCAGAAATCCTAATGATCGAG CTGGATGTCGATTCTTGTTTTGGAACTTCTTTAGGAGCTGGACCTGGAAACTCTTTGTAG
- the LOC127766840 gene encoding SAC3 family protein C isoform X1, whose amino-acid sequence MDRRDMASHRGRSSTRGHGWGRGWRGRGEGRGLGRSRGAGPSPPPPPSSSTSSFPAAASATAAGTGGDAPPIVGSCPDMCPARERAQRERLRDLAVFERVGGDPARTSPSLAVKKFCRTISSTSVQASDIRPLPVLRETMDYLLHLLDSSEHQFEIVHDFIFDRTRSVRQDLSIQNIVNAQAIQIYEDVIKFHILSHQKLSRSSQDSDASSLCYLNMEQLMKCLLSLFDMYDVIHKNNSQSSKETEYYSFYVLLHLGCKIPKMVDSLSLWYGHLSASIIQSKEMVFARSILRFYHLGNFKRFFCAIAAEGTDLQLRLLEPFLNEARVRALMYFNHSGYKLQHHPLTHLSEILMIEELDLETLCRLCGLEINNNEDTKAFAPKQASFCVPASIPQINGIYISRENQR is encoded by the exons ATGGATCGCCGGGACATGGCGAGCCACCGCGGCCGGAGTTCCACTCGTGGCCACGGATGGGGCCGAGGCTGGCGAGGTCGGGGAGAAGGCCGCGGCCTTGGTCGCAGCCGCGGCGCCGGCCCctcaccgccacctcctccttcctcctccacctcttccttcccggcggcggccagcgccaCCGCGGCTGGtaccggcggcgacgccccgCCGATCGTGGGCAGCTGCCCCGACATGTGCCCAG CGAGGGAGAGGGCGCAGAGGGAGCGGCTGAGGGACCTGGCGGTGTTCGAGCGGGTGGGCGGCGACCCCGCGCGCACGTCCCCTTCCCTCGCCGTGAAGAAG TTTTGCAGAACTATCTCTTCCACGAGTGTACAGGCATCAGATATACGCCCTCTCCCAGTCCTGCGAGAAACAATGGATTATCTTTTGCATTTATTGGATTCCTCAGAGCATCAGTTTGAGATAGTTCATGATTTTATATTTGATAGGACAAGGTCTGTGAGGCAAGACCTCAGTATTCAGAACATAGTGAATGCCCAAGCAATTCAAATATACGAGGATGTG ATAAAGTTTCATATTCTATCCCATCAGAAGCTTTCTAGGTCTTCCCAGGATTCTGATGCTTCTTCCCTGTGTTACCTAAACATGGAGCAGCTAATGAAGTGCCTTCTTTCGCTGTTTGATATGTATGATGTAATTCACAAGAACAATTCACAGAGTAGTAAAGAGACTGAATATTATTCCTTCTACGTGCTTCTACATTTGGGCTGCAAGATACCCAAAATG GTAGATTCACTCTCTTTGTGGTATGGCCATCTATCTGCTTCAATTATACAATCAAAGGAAATGGTATTTGCTAGATCTATATTAAG ATTCTACCACCTAGGAAACTTCAAGCGTTTCTTCTGCGCCATAGCAGCTGAAGGAACCGATCTTCAGCTGCGTCTGTTAGAACCTTTTCTCAATGAG GCTCGTGTTAGAGCATTAATGTACTTCAATCATAGTGGCTACAAACTTCAACACCACCCTTTGACACATTTATCAGAAATCCTAATGATCGAG GAGCTGGACCTGGAAACTCTTTGTAGATTATGTGGACTTGAAATTAACAACAACGAAGATACGAAAGCTTTTGCTCCTAAACAGGCGAGTTTCTGCGTACCAGCATCAATTCCTCAAATTAATGGCATTTACATATCAAGGGAGaatcaaaggtga
- the LOC127766839 gene encoding nucleolar protein 56-like, whose amino-acid sequence MALYLLFESASGYGLFHAYGIDEIGQSVDAVRASVVDLDRFGKAVKLAAFTPFSSAVDALNQCNAISEGIMTDELRSFLELNLPKPKEGKKAKYSLGVVEPKVGSHISEVTGIPCQSNEFVQELLRGVRLHFDRFISELKKSDLEKAQLGLGHSYSRAKVKFNVNRVDNMVIQAIFLLDTLDKDINSFSMRVREWFGWHFPELVKIVNDNYIYAKLADYIKDKSELAEKDISKLADLIGDEDKAKEVVEAAKASMGQDLSEVDLMNVKQFAQRVMNLSEYRKNLYEYLVTKMNDIAPNLTSLIGEVVGARLISHAGSLSNLAKCPASTLQILGAEKALFRALKTRGNTPKYGLIFHSSFIGRASTKNKGRMARYLANKCSIASRIDCYSESATAVFGQKLREQVEERLDFYDKGVAPRKNLDVMKAAIDSMVNDATNDVDDGEKVEASAKKSKKKKSKAEADGEAMDLDKPSNVADEAEPGTEKKKKKKKHKLEEEPQEQEKSAAHANGDAEENGTPKKKKKKNREVSENAEPKTATEGKKKKKKSKTEDSD is encoded by the exons atggcGTTGTACCTGCTCTTCGAGTCGGCGTCCGGCTACGGCCTCTTCCACGCCTACGGCATCGACGAGATCGGGCAGAGCGTGGACGCCGTCCGCGCCTCCGTCGTCGACCTCGACCGCTTCGGCAAGGCCGTCAAGCTCGCCGCCTTCAcccccttctcctccgccgTGGACGCCCTCAACCAGTGCAACGCCATCTCCGAAG GGATCATGACCGACGAGCTGAGGAGCTTTCTGGAGCTGAACCTGCCCAAGCCCAAGGAGGGGAAGAAGGCCAAGTACAgcctcggcgtcgtcgagcCCAAGGTCGGCTCCCACATCTCCGAGGTCACCGGCATCCCGTGCCAGAGCAACGAGTTCGTCCAGGAGCTTCTCCGCGGCGTCCGCCTCCACTTCGACCGCTTCATCAGCGAGCTCAAG AAATCGGACTTGGAGAAGGCGCAGCTTGGCCTGGGTCATAGCTACAGCAGGGCGAAGGTGAAGTTCAATGTGAACCGCGTTGACAACATGGTGATTCAGGCTATCTTCCTGTTGGATACACTTGACAAGGACATCAATTCTTTCTCCATGAGAGTGAG GGAATGGTTTGGATGGCATTTTCCTGAGTTGGTCAAAATTGTCAATGACAACTACATCTATGCTAAGCTTGCTGATTATATAAAGGACAAATCTGAGTTGGCGGAAAAAGATATTTCGAAGTTAGCTGATCTGATTGGAGATGAAGATAAGGCAAAAGAAGTTGTCGAAGCAGCAAAGGCTTCAATGG GTCAGGATCTGTCAGAAGTTGATTTGATGAATGTGAAGCAGTTTGCTCAAAGAGTCATGAATCTGTCTGAATATCGTAAAAACCTTTATGAGTATCTTGTTACCAAGATGAATGATATTGCACCGAATCTAACATCATTAATTGGTGAAGTTGTTGGAGCACGCCTTATCTCTCATGCTGGCAGTCTTTCAAACCTTGCTAAGTGTCCTGCCTCCACTCTCCAGATACTTGGTGCTGAAAAGGCACTTTTCAG GGCATTGAAAACTAGGGGGAATACGCCAAAGTATGGCCTTATATTCCACTCATCCTTCATTGGCCGTGCTTCAACCAAGAACAAAGGCAGAATGGCTAGATATCTGGCGAACAAGTGCTCCATTGCATCACGCATTGATTGTTATTCAG AGTCAGCTACCGCAGTCTTTGGGCAAAAGCTTCGTGAGCAAGTTGAGGAGCGGTTAGACTTCTATGACAAGGGTGTTGCACCTCGTAAAAACCTTGATGTGATGAAAGCTGCGATAGACAGCATGGTTAATGATGCCACAAATGATGTTGATG ATGGCGAGAAGGTCGAAGCATCTGCCaagaaaagtaagaaaaagaAGTCTAAAGCTGAAGCTGATGGCGAAGCAATGGACCTGGACAAGCCTTCCAATGTGGCTGATGAAGCTGAGCCTGGAactgagaagaagaaaaagaagaagaagcacaagctggaggaggagccaCAGGAGCAGGAGAAGAGCGCGGCGCATGCCAATGGCGACGCCGAAGAGAACGGTActcccaagaagaagaagaagaagaaccgtGAAGTCTCGGAGAACGCTGAGCCTAAGACGGCCACTGaagggaagaagaaaaagaagaagtccAAGACCGAGGACAGCGACTGA
- the LOC127767669 gene encoding nuclear/nucleolar GTPase 2 → MAKKKERAVNVSGKPRHSLDVNRANDKKGAGGGAGGGGGGRSAATVRRLKMYKMRPLRDRGGKILKHDLQSKELPNTRIEPDRRWFGNTRVVNQKELEFFREELQSRLSNNYNVILKERKLPLSLLQDHQKQARAHLLDTEPFEHAFGPKGKRKRPKLMALDYESLLKKADDSQGAFEDKHATAKLLKEEEEDGLRDLVRHTMFEKGQSKRIWGELYKVIDSSDVVVQVLDARDPMGTRCYHLEKHLKENAKHKHLVFLLNKCDLVPAWATKGWLRTLSQDYPTLAFHASINSSFGKGSLLSVLRQFARLKSDKQAISVGFVGYPNVGKSSVINTLRSKSVCKVAPIPGETKVWQYITLTKRIFLIDCPGVVYQNNDSETDIVLKGVVRVTNLADASEHIGEVLRRVKKEHLKRAYKIEDWVDDNDFLVQLSKTTGKLLRGGEPDLTTTAKMVLHDWQRGKIPFFVPPPQQGEDSPSETAEPVEKSDEEGVSSDRTAAAMKAIAGIISSQQQMNVPCQKEFGVTNEDSEVAEQSE, encoded by the exons ATGgcgaagaagaaggagagggcGGTGAACGTGTCGGGGAAGCCGCGCCACTCGCTCGACGTCAACCGCGCCAATGACAagaagggcgcgggcggcggcgccgggggcggcggcggcggccgatcgGCGGCCACGGTGCGGCGGCTCAAGATGTACAAGATGAGGCCCCTCAGGGACCGAGGCGGGAAGATCCTGAAGCACGACCTCCAGTCCAAGGAGCTCCCCAACACCCGCATCGAGCCCGATCGCCGCTGGTTCG GAAATACACGAGTCGTTAATCAGAAAGAGCTTGAATTCTTTCGGGAGGAACTCCAGAGTCGGCTTTCCAATAACTATAATGTGATACTGAAAGAGCGGAAGCTTCCACTGTCACTACTGCAGGATCATCAAAAG CAAGCTAGGGCGCATCTTCTTGACACTGAACCTTTTGAGCATGCATTTGGACCAAAGGGCAAGAGGAAACGCCCAAAACTAATGGCTCTTGATTACGAATCTCTATTGAAGAAAGCTGATGATTCTCAAG GTGCATTTGAGGATAAGCATGCTACAGCGAAGTTGctgaaagaggaagaggaagatggctTACGAGACCTAGTCCGGCACACAATGTTTGAGAAGGGACAGAGCAAAAGAATTTGGGGTGAACTCTATAAAGTTATTGACTCTTCAGATGTTGTCGTGCAG GTGTTGGATGCCAGGGATCCAATGGGTACTAGATGCTACCATCTGGAGAAACATCTGAAGGAGAATGCCAAGCACAAACACTTGGTATTCTTACTAAATAAG TGTGATCTAGTACCTGCTTGGGCCACAAAAGGATGGTTGCGCACTTTATCACAGGACTACCCCACCCTAGCATTCCATGCAAGCATCAACAGTTCATTTGGCAAA GGATCACTTCTTTCAGTGTTACGGCAGTTTGCACGCCTGAAGAGTGACAAACAAGCTATATCTGTTGGTTTTGTTGGATACCCCAATGTTGGGAAGTCATCAGTTATCAACACGTTACGCTCCAAGAGT GTTTGCAAAGTGGCTCCAATTCCTGGAGAGACGAAGGTGTGGCAGTACATTACTCTGACTAAAAGAATATTTCTGATTGACTGCCCTGGGGTTGTGTACCAAAACAATGATTCAGAAACTGATATTGTTCTTAAGGGCGTG GTGCGTGTGACAAATTTGGCGGATGCTTCTGAGCACATTGGTGAAGTTCTGAGACGTGTAAAAAAGGAGCATCTTAAAAGAGCTTACAAAATTGAAGACTG GGTTGATGATAATGATTTTCTTGTCCAACTGAGCAAGACCACTGGAAAGCTACTCAGG GGTGGGGAGCCTGATCTTACAACAACGGCCAAGATGGTGCTTCATGACTGGCAGAGGGGCAAGATTCCCTTTTTTGTGCCTCCACCACAGCAAGGTGAAGATAGTCCATCTGAAACAGCTGAACCTGTGGAGAAATCCGATGAGGAAGGGGTGAGTAGTGACAGGACTGCTGCCGCCATGAAAGCGATAGCGGGAATAATCTCATCACAGCAGCAGATGAATGTTCCTTGCCAAAAGGAATTTGGTGTAACTAATGAAGATAGTGAAGTCGCGGAGCAATCAGAGTGA
- the LOC127766210 gene encoding chromatin-remodeling ATPase INO80 → MDPRRPPSRGGAAANGGGLSYSTLFNLEPLLNFKVPLPEDLDRYRRSSPNGSMSSQGQGSLSDQYNGISDASHGLHRKRKRNLDGASDDDEVDAYSNQITEEHYRTMLSEHVQKYRRSKFKEDVFSSDPPQVIVPQKHKNGSARVTKYRSDTRNVAMLGGVEATAEYNGTKSTNAYGGFNKVVASLDSSYLDMGDNVSYKIPEGYDKLALSLNLPVFSDIRVEETFLNGTLDLRTLAAMLSTDQKFETTNRGGLAEPQPQYESLQERVKVQKFSLQVTEDPFAIPEGAAGRIRRFIISESGSLHVHYVKVLEKGDTYEIIERSLPKKQIIRKDPSEIAREESEKTIKLWHAIAVKGIPRHHRNFMALLKKRQVDAKRFSENCQREVKFKVSRSLKLMRSAAIRTRRLARDMLIFWKRVDKEQYELRKREEKEAAEALKREEELREAKRQQQRLNFLLSQTELYSHFMQNKAGESAPSDEASVPEEDEEDPEEAELKREALRAAQHAVSQQKRMTNAFDSETGRLRQSSDSGIPTDDLASMEPNKIDLLHPSTMPEKSSVQTPELFKGALKEYQLKGLQWLVNCYEQGLNGILADEMGLGKTVQAMAFLAHLAEDKNIWGPFLVVAPASVVNNWAEEVIRFCPDLKILPYWGPERMVLRKNINPKRLYRRDASFHILITNYQILVNEEKLLRRVKWQYMVLDEAQAIKSSSSQRWKTLLSFNCRNRLLLTGTPIQNNMAELWALLHFIMPTLFDSHEQFNEWFSKGIEGHAEHGGALNEHQLSRLHAILKPFMLRRVKIDVIAEMTKKKEEIVPCRLSSRQQVFYQAIKNKISLNELLDGSRGNLNDKKLLSLMNIVMQLRKVCNHPELFERNEGSSYFYFADIPNSLLSPAFGELQDVHYAGKRNPIMFEIPKLVYKGIVSNMEMPVRGCGFLYGSFNRMFNIFSPSYIHQSAFPEAISPNNTVLLSGAFGFTRLINLSPVEASFLATCSLFNRLAFSAVRWNKKYTDELVDVFLDSESTDLESTHNDLTTVRAVVRLLLSPTKAESSFLRTKIETGPSDSPYEALVLSHHERLVSNIRLLRSTYAFIPPARAPPINVWCADRNFAYKLTDEMHDPWAKKLVLGFARTSEFNGPREPTSPHPLIEELHTDLPFPEPMLQLPYRIFGSSPPMSNFDPAKMLTDSGKLQTLDILLRRLRAENHRVLLFAQMTKMLDILEDYMNFRKFKYFRLDGSSAISDRRDMVRDFQNRNDIFVFLLSTRAGGLGINLTAADTVIFYEIDWNPTQDQQAMDRTHRLGQTKEVTVYRLICKDTIEEKILQRAKQKNAVQELVMKGKHVQDDHLMRQEDVVSLLIDDTQISHKLKEISMQAKDRLKKRRTKGIKVDKEGDLMLEDLDDQTSGAAEHDNTSSKKKKSSQKKLPKLQDNGSVDKNAEAEGGEVEDEDSIAAPRPKRSKRLMKNLNEDKEPEQEPTTDGDNPAEAAENNISPDDNDTEEAKDRTPSA, encoded by the exons ATGGACCCGCGGCGCCCTCCGTCGcgcgggggcgccgccgccaacggcgGCGGGCTCTCCTACTCCACCCTCTTCAACCTCGAG CCTTTGCTGAACTTTAAGGTCCCCTTGCCGGAAGATCTTGATCGCTATAGGCGTAGTAGCCCAAATGGGAGTATGAGTAGCCAAG GTCAAGGGTCCTTGTCAGACCAGTATAATGGAATTAGTGATGCTTCCCATGGGCTACATCGGAAGCGCAAAAGGAATCTGGATGGTGCTAGCGATGATGATGAGGTAGATGCCTACAGTAACCAAATAACTGAGGAGCACTACCGTACAATGCTGAGTGAACACGTTCAGAAGTACAGAAGGTCAAAGTTTAAGGAGGATGTTTTTAGTTCTGATCCTCCTCAGGTGATAGTTCCTCAGAAACACAAAAATGGTAGTGCAAGAGTTACAAAGTACAGAAGTGATACAAGGAATGTTGCAATGTTGGGTGGGGTAGAAGCCACAGCTGAGTATAATGGGACAAAATCTACTAATGCATATGGTGGTTTCAATAAGGTTGTAGCTTCACTGGATTCTTCCTATTTAGATATGGGAGATAATGTAAGCTACAAAATCCCAGAAGGGTATGATAAGTTGGCACTATCCCTTAATTTACCTGTTTTTTCTGACATACGTGTCGAGGAAACTTTCTTGAATGGCACACTAGATTTACGCACTCTAGCGGCAATGCTCAGTACGGACCAAAAATTTGAGACAACCAATCGTGGTGGATTAGCTGAACCTCAGCCACAATATGAATCACTCCAGGAAAGGGTAAAGGTGCAGAAATTTTCTCTTCAAGTAACTGAGGATCCCTTCGCAATTCCAGAAGGAGCAGCTGGGAGGATACGGAGATTTATTATTTCGGAATCCGGCAGTTTGCATGTTCATTACGTTAAAGTCTTGGAAAAAGGAGATACATATGAG ATTATCGAGCGTAGTTTGCCAAAGAAGCAAATAATAAGAAAGGATCCTTCTGAAATTGCAAGAGAAGAGTCAGAAAAGACTATTAAACTTTGGCATGCTATTGCTGTTAAAGGCATTCCTAGGCACCACAGGAATTTCATGGCTTTGCTGAAGAAACGGCAAGTAGATGCTAAGCGTTTTTCTGAGAATTGCCAACGGGAG GTAAAGTTCAAAGTAAGCAGGTCACTGAAATTGATGAGGAGTGCCGCCATACGTACACGGAGGCTGGCTAGGGATATGTTGATATTTTGGAAGCGAGTTGACAAGGAGcag TATGAATtgaggaaaagagaagaaaaggaggcgGCTGAAGCTTTGAAGCGTGAAGAGGAGCTACGTGAAGCAAAAAGACAGCAACAGAGGCTCAACTTTCTCCTATCCCAAACTGAGCTTTATAGTCACTTCATGCAGAATAAGGCTGGTGAATCAGCACCATCAGATGAGGCATCTGTCCCtgaagaggatgaggaagatcCTGAGGAAGCTGAATTAAAGAGAGAGGCCTTGAGAGCTGCGCAACATGCTGTCTCCCAACAGAAAAGGATGACAAATGCGTTTGATAGTGAAACTGGGAGGCTTCGTCAATCATCTGACTCTGGTATTCCAACTGATGATTTAGCTAGTATGGAGCCTAACAAGATTGATCTATTACACCC CTCAACAATGCCTGAGAAGTCGTCTGTGCAGACACCAGAATTGTTTAAAGGTGCACTAAAAGAATATCAGTTAAAAGGTTTACAGTGGTTGGTTAATTGCTACGAGCAG GGATTAAATGGTATTCTTGCTGATGAGATGGGTCTTGGCAAAACCGTCCAGGCTATGGCATTCTTAGCACATTTGGCTGAG GACAAAAACATATGGGGTCCCTTTCTTGTTGTGGCTCCCGCATCTGTTGTGAATAATTGGGCTGAAGAGGTAATCAGGTTTTGCCCTGATCTAAAGATACTTCCCTATTGGGGTCCTGAAAGGATGGTTCTTCGGAAAAACATCAACCCCAAACGTCTTTATCGAAG AGATGCTAGTTTCCACATTCTCATTACAAATTATCAGATACTTGTGAATGAAGAGAAGCTTTTGAGACGTGTTAAGTGGCAATACATGGTTTTGGATGAGGCCCAGGCTATTAAAAGTTCAAGCAG CCAGCGATGGAAGACATTACTGAGTTTTAACTGTCGAAATCGCTTGCTTCTCACTGGAACACCTATACAGAACAACATGGCTGAGTTATGGGCGCTTCTTCATTTCATCATGCCTACTTTGTTTGACAGCCATGAACAGTTTAATGAGTGGTTCTCAAAAGG AATTGAGGGTCATGCCGAACATGGAGGTGCTCTGAATGAACATCAGCTTAGTCGACTG CATGCTATTTTAAAGCCCTTCATGCTCCGTCGAGTTAAGATTGATGTCATTGCAGAAATGaccaaaaagaaagaagaaattgTGCCCTGCAGATTGAGTTCTCGCCAGCAAGTCTTCTATCAAGctataaagaataaaatatctCTTAACGAGTTGCTTGATGGAAGTCGTGGCAATCTAAATGATAAGAAATTACTTAGCCTGATGAATATTGTGATGCAGCTCCGGAAG GTCTGCAATCATCCAGAGCTGTTTGAGCGCAATGAGGGGAGCTCTTACTTTTACTTTGCTGACATCCCGAACTCACTTCTTTCTCCTGCATTTGGGGAATTGCAAGATGTGCATTATGCAGGGAAGAGGAATCCAATAATGTTTGAG ATTCCAAAGTTAGTCTACAAAGGAATCGTCTCGAACATGGAAATGCCTGTGCGTGGTTGTGGATTTCTATATGGATCTTTCAACAGGatgtttaatatattttcgCCAAGCTACATCCATCAATCAGCTTTTCCAGAAGCTATCTCACCAAATAATACTGTTCTGTTATCTGGTGCATTCGGTTTTACACGTTTAATAAATCTCTCCCCAGTTGAAGCTTCTTTCCTGGCCACTTGCTCATTATTCAACAGACTAGCATTCTCAGCAGTGCGATGGAACAAGAAGTACACCGATGAACTTGTGGATGTATTCCTTGACTCAGAAAGTACTGATCTTGAGTCCACTCATAATGATTTAACAACAGTTCGTGCTGTTGTTCGCTTGTTGCTTTCACCTACAAAAGCAGAGTCCAGTTTCCTAAGAACAAAGATTGAGACAGGCCCGAGTGATAGCCCATATGAAGCACTAGTGCTTTCTCACCATGAAAGGCTTGTGTCTAACATAAGACTTCTTCGTTCAACATATGCTTTTATTCCACCTGCTAGAGCACCACCG ATAAATGTCTGGTGCGCAGACCGAAATTTTGCCTACAAGTTAACTGATGAGATGCATGATCCATGGGCCAAGAAACTGGTTCTGGGATTTGCTCGAACTTCTGAGTTCAATGGCCCTAGAGAACCAACCAGCCCTCATCCTCTGATAGAAGAATTACATACTGATTTGCCATTCCCCGAGCCGATGCTACAACTGCCATATAGGATATTTGGGTCATCTCCACCTATGAGTAACTTTGACCCAGCTAAAATGCTTACA GATTCTGGGAAGCTCCAAACCTTAGATATACTGCTGCGGCGCCTCCGAGCTGAGAATCACCGTGTGCTCTTATTTGCTCAGATGACTAAAATGTTAGACATTCTTGAG GACTACATGAACTTcagaaaattcaagtatttCAGACTTGATGGGTCATCGGCAATATCTGATCGACGTGACATGGTCCGGGACTTCCAGAACCG GAAcgatatatttgttttcttgctAAGCACAAGAGCTGGGGGCCTAGGTATTAATTTGACTGCTGCTGATACagttattttttatgaaattgaTTGGAACCCAACACAAGACCAGCAAGCAATGGATAGAACACACAGACTTGGTCAGACAAAGGAG GTAACGGTGTATAGACTTATATGCAAAGATACAATAGAAGAGAAGATATTGCAGAGGGCAAAGCAGAAAAATGCAGTGCAAGAGTTGGTCATGAAAGGAAAACATGTCCAGGATGATCATCTGATGAGACAAGAGGATGTTGTTTCATTACTTATTGATGACACACAGATATCGCACAAATTAAAAGAAATATCAATGCAG GCAAAGGACCGACTAAAAAAGAGGCGTACAAAGGGCATCAAGGTTGACAAAGAAGGAGATTTGATGCTTGAAGACTTGGATGATCAAACTTCAGGGGCTGCAGAACATGATAACACATCAAGCAAAAAG AAGAAAAGCTCCCAAAAGAAGCTTCCAAAGTTGCAGGATAATGGTAGTGTGGACAAGAATGCAGAGGCTGAAGGCGGTGAAGTGGAGGATGAAGATAGTATTGCGGCTCCTAGGCCTAAAAGATCGAAGAGACTGATGAAGAACTTGAACGAGGACAAGGAACCAGAACAGGAACCAACGACTGATGGTGACAATCCGGCAGAAGCAGCTGAGAATAACATATCTCCTGACGATAATGATACAGAAGAGGCAAAAGATCGGACTCCTTCAGCCTAA